The Geothrix sp. DNA segment CGAGATCAAGGACCTGATCGAGGCGAAGGCCAAGGCCCAGGCCGCGGTGGATGCAGACCAGCAGCTCGTCCAGCGGCTCGCCCGGCAGCTCGCCGGGGCCCCGGAATCGCGCAAGGACGCCCTGGAAGACCAGACGGAGGTCGCCAAGGCCCAGCTGGAACTGGATAAGGACGAACTCGAGGCTGCGGCCAACGACCTCGCCAATGCCGGGGGTGATCCCCAGGCCAAGATCAAGCGCCTGAAGGAGGCCCACGAGGCCGCCGACCGCGAATCTTCCCAGGCCATGGCAGCCGCCAGGCCCGCCTCGGTGTTCCAGCCGGGAAGCCTCGTGGGCCGGATCCTGGAGTGGCGGTCCCAGCGCGCCAAGTGCATCCGCCTGGAGCAGGCCCGGCTGGAAGCCGAGACCAAGAGCCAGACTCTGGCGAAGCGCCGCTCGGAGATCGAAGCCCAGGCCCAGAAGGAGAAGGAGGACCGCGAGGCCGCGAAGTTCTGGGCTGCGAACCTGGTCAAGGAATCCGCCGCGTCGGGGGGTGGGCCCGGGCGGGATCAGGCCCGCTCTGCCGTGACCTACCTCAAGCAGTACGGCGACGTGCAGCACCGGCTCTCCACCATGGCCCGCCGGGTCCAGGACCAGCAGGCCCTGACGGAGACCTACGGCGCGTGGCTGGCCCTGGCCGACGGGTACCGCAACGGGGCCCTGCACCGGGTGCTCACCCAGGCCCTGGTGATCCTCGGGCTGGTCGTGGTGGCCTACGCCCTGGGTGTGCTCCTCGGGCGGAGCTTCCACCGGGTCCATGACGAGGACCGCGTCTCGGTGGCGGCCCACAAGTCGGTGCTGAAAGTGATTCTCCGGGTGGTGGTGGCGCTCGCCATCCTCCTGCTCATCCTGGGCATCCCGCCTCAGGCCACCACCGTGTTCGGCCTGGCCGGCGCGGGCCTCACGGTGGCGCTCAAGGACTTCATCGTGGCTTTCTTCGGCTGGTTCATCCTCATGGGGAAGAATGGCATCCGGGTGGGCGACTGGGTGGAGATCCGCGGCGTGGGCGGCGAAGTGGTCGAACTCGGGCTGCTCCGGACGGTGATCCTCGAGACCGGCAGCTGGAGCGATGCGGGCCACCCCACGGGCCGCCGGGTCGCCTTCGTGAACAATTTCGCCATCGAGGGCCATTTCTTCAATTTCTCCACCTCCGGCAAGTGGATGTGGGATGAGCTCAACCTGGTCATCCCCCAGGGCCAGGATCCGTACCTGGTCATTGACGGCGTGCAGCGTCTGGTGGAGCAGCAGACCCAGCTCAACGCCAAGCTGGCGGAGGCGGAATGGCAGCAGACCGCAGCCCGCTACCGGGTGAAGGCCTTTTCGGCGGTGCCAGGCGTCCAGGTGGTGCCGGGCCCGAGCGGCATGGAGGTCCGCGCCCGCTACCTCACCCGCGCCTTCGAGCGCCATGAGACCCGGCTGCGGCTGAACCAGGCCGTGGTGGAGCTCATGCATGGTCCCCGTGGGGACGCGGAAGCACCCACCGTGAAAGCCGAGGCCTGATGATTTCGTTTTCCAATGTCAGCAAGCAGTACGGCCGGCAGATCCTCTTCATCGAGGCGGACTTCCAGCTGAACCCCGGCGAGAAGGTGGGGTTGGTGGGACCGAACGGGGCGGGCAAGTCGACCCTGTTCCGCATGATCATGGGCGAGGAATCACCGGACGACGGCTCCGTCACCCTGCCCAAGAAGCTCACCCTCGGCTACTTCCGGCAGGAGGTGGACGAGATGGCCGGCCGGCCCGTGCTGGACGAGGCCATCGCCGGCAGCGGCCGCCTGGGCGACCTCCACCACGAGCTGATGGATCTTGAACATGCCATGTCCGATCCCGACACATCTGACTTCGAGGCGGTGCTGGAGCGCTTCGGCCACGTGCAGGAGGAGTACCAGCACCTGGGGGGCTACGAGCTGGAAGCCAAGGCCCGGGCCTGCCTCCACGGCCTCGGCTTCGAGGATACGCAGATCGACGGCGATGTCGGCGCCCTCTCCGGCGGATGGAAGATGCGCGTGTCCATGGCCAAGGTGCTGCTCGGAAACTTCGACGTGCTGCTCATGGACGAGCCCACCAACCACCTGGACATCGAGTCCATCCTTTGGCTGGAGACCTACCTGAAGAACGTGCCGGCCACGCTGCTCATGACGAGCCACGACAAGGACTTCATGAACCGGGTGGTCACCAAGGTGCTGGAGATCGAGGGTGGTGACATCGTCACCTACAACGGCAACTATGACTTCTACGTGAAGGAGCGCGAGCAGCGCGACGCCAACCAGGAGGCCGCCTACGCCCGCCAGCAGGCCAAGCTGGCCAAGGAGCGGCGCTTCATCGAGCGGTTCTCGGCCCATGCCGCCAAGGCCGCGCAGGTGCAGAGCCGAGTGAAGGCCCTGGACAAGATCGAGCGCATCGAGCCACCGAAGCAGCGGCGGGTGGTCAAGTGGGACTTCCGCAGCCCGGGCCGCTCGGGCGATGACGTGGTCATGCTGGACGGCGTGTGCAAGGCCTACGGCTCCCGGAAGCTCTACGAGCAGTTCGCCTTCCACATCCGCCGCGGCGAGCGCTGGTGCGTCATGGGCAAGAACGGCGCCGGCAAGTCCACGCTGCTGAAGATGGTGGCGGGCGCGATCCAGCCGGACTCGGGCATCGTGAAGCTGGGCGCCAGTCTGAGCCTGGGCTACTTCTCCCAGCAGGCCCTGGATCTGCTGGATCCCGAGCTCACGGTGATCGAGCAGATGCA contains these protein-coding regions:
- a CDS encoding mechanosensitive ion channel family protein; its protein translation is MKIRPWIPALVLLLLAAVATGGWLWTREALAPASQEATAHERPGPAARRGLRRVAPVQERLVDQSPLLTARSLMPLAVTQEEKQLALQAERLGNHSVDLAFSDALRRAATAQPPQTPEIKDLIEAKAKAQAAVDADQQLVQRLARQLAGAPESRKDALEDQTEVAKAQLELDKDELEAAANDLANAGGDPQAKIKRLKEAHEAADRESSQAMAAARPASVFQPGSLVGRILEWRSQRAKCIRLEQARLEAETKSQTLAKRRSEIEAQAQKEKEDREAAKFWAANLVKESAASGGGPGRDQARSAVTYLKQYGDVQHRLSTMARRVQDQQALTETYGAWLALADGYRNGALHRVLTQALVILGLVVVAYALGVLLGRSFHRVHDEDRVSVAAHKSVLKVILRVVVALAILLLILGIPPQATTVFGLAGAGLTVALKDFIVAFFGWFILMGKNGIRVGDWVEIRGVGGEVVELGLLRTVILETGSWSDAGHPTGRRVAFVNNFAIEGHFFNFSTSGKWMWDELNLVIPQGQDPYLVIDGVQRLVEQQTQLNAKLAEAEWQQTAARYRVKAFSAVPGVQVVPGPSGMEVRARYLTRAFERHETRLRLNQAVVELMHGPRGDAEAPTVKAEA
- a CDS encoding ABC-F family ATP-binding cassette domain-containing protein, producing the protein MISFSNVSKQYGRQILFIEADFQLNPGEKVGLVGPNGAGKSTLFRMIMGEESPDDGSVTLPKKLTLGYFRQEVDEMAGRPVLDEAIAGSGRLGDLHHELMDLEHAMSDPDTSDFEAVLERFGHVQEEYQHLGGYELEAKARACLHGLGFEDTQIDGDVGALSGGWKMRVSMAKVLLGNFDVLLMDEPTNHLDIESILWLETYLKNVPATLLMTSHDKDFMNRVVTKVLEIEGGDIVTYNGNYDFYVKEREQRDANQEAAYARQQAKLAKERRFIERFSAHAAKAAQVQSRVKALDKIERIEPPKQRRVVKWDFRSPGRSGDDVVMLDGVCKAYGSRKLYEQFAFHIRRGERWCVMGKNGAGKSTLLKMVAGAIQPDSGIVKLGASLSLGYFSQQALDLLDPELTVIEQMQKDFPMEGLGVLRNLLGAFQFSGDDVDKKVRALSGGEKSRLVMGRMLFNPPNFLVLDEPTNHLDLATKEMLIEALKDFEGTMLFVSHDRTFLRGLANRVLELGGEEHAGPLVFGGTYPEYVERMGREAPGVHN